The proteins below are encoded in one region of Micromonospora sp. DSM 45708:
- the lepA gene encoding translation elongation factor 4 yields MPPKLDPGANAPGATDPARIRNFCIIAHIDHGKSTLADRMLQLTGVVDPRQMRAQYLDRMDIERERGITIKSQAVRMPWTIREGDRVGETAVLNMIDTPGHVDFTYEVSRSLAACEGAVLLVDAAQGIEAQTLANLYLALENDLRIIPVLNKIDLPAAQPDKYAEELAHLIGGDPADCIRVSGKTGEGVPYLLDEIVRQFVPPVGEADEPARAMIFDSVYDVYRGVVTYVRVIDGRISARDRIKMMSTGAVHELLEIGVISPEMVKADALGVGEVGYLITGVKDVRQSRVGDTVTINGNPAREALGGYKDPKPMVYSGLYPIDGSDYPNLREALDKLKLNDAALVYEPETSGALGFGFRCGFLGLLHLEIIRERLEREFNLDLISTAPNVVYRAITEDDQEIVVTNPSEYPTGKIAEVYEPTVRATVLTPNDYVGAVMELCQGRRGNLLGMDYLSADRVELRYTLPLAEIIYDFFDQLKSRTKGYASLDYETSGEQASDLVKVDILLHGEPVDAFSAIVHKDKAYNYGTTIAAKLRSLIPRQQFEVPIQAAIGSRVIARETIRAIRKDVLAKCYGGDISRKRKLLEKQKEGKKRMKMVGRVEVPQEAFIAALSSDSGDGKPAGKK; encoded by the coding sequence GTGCCACCGAAGCTCGATCCCGGCGCGAACGCTCCTGGTGCCACCGACCCGGCGCGCATCCGGAACTTCTGCATCATCGCCCACATCGACCACGGGAAGTCGACCCTGGCCGACCGGATGTTGCAGCTCACCGGCGTGGTCGACCCCCGGCAGATGCGCGCGCAGTACCTGGACCGGATGGACATCGAGCGCGAGCGCGGCATCACCATCAAGAGCCAGGCCGTCCGGATGCCGTGGACGATCCGGGAGGGTGACCGGGTCGGCGAGACTGCCGTGCTCAACATGATCGACACTCCCGGCCACGTCGACTTCACCTACGAGGTGTCCCGTTCGCTGGCCGCCTGCGAGGGCGCGGTCCTGCTCGTCGACGCCGCGCAGGGCATCGAGGCGCAGACTCTCGCGAACCTCTACCTGGCGCTCGAGAACGACCTGCGCATCATCCCGGTGCTCAACAAGATCGACCTGCCGGCGGCCCAGCCGGACAAGTACGCCGAGGAGCTGGCGCACCTGATCGGCGGTGACCCGGCGGACTGCATCCGGGTCTCCGGCAAGACCGGCGAGGGTGTGCCGTACCTGCTCGACGAGATCGTCCGGCAGTTCGTGCCGCCGGTCGGGGAGGCCGACGAGCCGGCCCGCGCGATGATCTTCGACTCGGTGTACGACGTCTACCGGGGCGTGGTCACGTACGTCCGGGTGATCGACGGCCGGATCTCGGCCCGGGACCGGATCAAGATGATGTCCACCGGCGCGGTGCACGAGCTGCTGGAGATCGGCGTCATCTCGCCGGAGATGGTGAAGGCCGACGCGCTCGGCGTCGGCGAGGTGGGCTACCTGATCACCGGCGTGAAGGACGTCCGCCAGTCGCGGGTCGGTGACACGGTCACCATCAACGGCAACCCGGCCAGGGAGGCGCTCGGCGGCTACAAGGACCCGAAGCCGATGGTCTACTCGGGCCTCTATCCGATCGACGGCTCGGACTACCCGAACCTGCGCGAGGCGCTGGACAAGCTCAAGCTCAACGACGCGGCGCTGGTCTACGAGCCGGAGACGTCCGGCGCGCTGGGCTTCGGCTTCCGCTGCGGCTTCCTCGGCCTGCTGCACCTGGAGATCATCCGGGAGCGGCTGGAGCGGGAGTTCAACCTCGACCTGATCTCCACCGCGCCGAACGTGGTCTACCGGGCCATCACGGAGGACGATCAGGAGATCGTGGTGACCAACCCGAGCGAGTACCCCACCGGCAAGATCGCCGAGGTGTACGAGCCGACCGTGCGGGCCACCGTGCTGACGCCCAACGACTACGTCGGCGCGGTGATGGAGCTGTGTCAGGGCCGCCGGGGCAACCTGCTCGGCATGGACTATCTCTCCGCCGACCGGGTGGAGCTGCGCTACACGCTGCCGCTGGCCGAGATCATCTACGACTTCTTCGACCAGCTCAAGAGCCGCACCAAGGGGTACGCCTCGCTGGACTACGAGACGTCCGGCGAGCAGGCGTCCGACCTGGTGAAGGTGGACATCCTGCTGCACGGTGAGCCGGTGGACGCGTTCAGCGCCATCGTGCACAAGGACAAGGCCTACAACTACGGCACGACGATCGCGGCGAAGCTGCGTTCGCTGATCCCCCGCCAGCAGTTCGAGGTGCCGATCCAGGCGGCCATCGGCAGTCGGGTGATCGCCCGGGAGACGATCCGCGCGATCCGCAAGGACGTGCTCGCCAAGTGCTACGGCGGTGACATCAGCCGGAAGCGCAAGCTGCTGGAGAAGCAGAAGGAGGGCAAGAAGCGGATGAAGATGGTGGGTCGGGTGGAGGTTCCCCAGGAGGCCTTCATCGCGGCGCTCTCGTCCGACTCCGGCGACGGCAAGCCCGCCGGCAAGAAGTAG
- a CDS encoding GlsB/YeaQ/YmgE family stress response membrane protein, with protein sequence MELTVWGIITALVVGLIVGALGRLVVPGRQNMPMWLHMLIGVGAALLGTIVARASGFADTAGIDWRELMLQVLFAAIAVALVAGVGRRRSVSRY encoded by the coding sequence ATGGAGCTCACCGTTTGGGGCATCATCACGGCGCTGGTCGTTGGTCTGATCGTCGGCGCGCTGGGCCGGCTGGTCGTGCCGGGCCGGCAGAACATGCCGATGTGGCTGCACATGCTGATCGGCGTCGGTGCCGCACTGCTGGGCACGATCGTCGCCCGGGCCTCCGGCTTCGCCGACACCGCCGGCATCGACTGGCGTGAGCTGATGTTGCAGGTGCTCTTCGCCGCCATCGCCGTGGCCCTGGTGGCCGGCGTCGGCCGCCGGCGGAGCGTCTCGCGCTACTGA
- a CDS encoding carbohydrate ABC transporter permease yields the protein MTTLTKATGEAAARETPARRRRPRVDRLPYLLLLPCLAIIAVLLLWPLGQVVMMSFYKLDSVRQLRGDREWPWVGLANYTQILGDPFFRTVLRNTVLFAFANVALTMVLGTLVGLLLNRLGKRMATFVASCVMLAWATPALTGTIVWKWIFDDTSGLVTWLFNKLPDGLSTTLFGRSDWTGYGWFNDPLLFFGILTLVVVWHSFPFIAVSVLAGLKSVPTELQEAARVDGAGPWRVFWSVTFPMLRPVFGILVVLSTIWDFKVFTQQFVLAGGTQDRSTFMLSIYSYAEAFSPPPKYGLGSAIAVILTVILLAVTALYVRMVLKQEDES from the coding sequence GTGACAACGCTGACCAAGGCCACCGGCGAGGCCGCCGCGCGGGAGACCCCCGCGCGGCGGCGCCGCCCCCGGGTGGACCGCCTCCCGTACCTGCTGCTCCTGCCCTGTCTGGCGATCATCGCCGTGCTGCTGCTCTGGCCGCTCGGCCAGGTCGTGATGATGTCCTTCTACAAGCTGGACAGCGTCCGCCAGCTCCGCGGGGACCGCGAGTGGCCGTGGGTCGGCCTGGCCAACTACACGCAGATCCTCGGCGACCCGTTCTTCCGTACGGTGCTGCGCAACACCGTGCTCTTCGCGTTCGCCAACGTGGCGCTCACCATGGTGCTCGGCACGCTGGTGGGGCTGCTGCTCAACCGGCTCGGCAAGCGGATGGCCACGTTCGTGGCGAGCTGCGTGATGCTCGCCTGGGCCACCCCGGCGCTGACCGGCACCATCGTCTGGAAGTGGATCTTCGACGACACGAGCGGCCTGGTCACCTGGCTGTTCAACAAACTGCCGGACGGCCTCTCCACGACCCTGTTCGGGCGTAGCGACTGGACCGGCTACGGCTGGTTCAACGACCCGCTGCTCTTCTTCGGCATCCTGACGCTGGTGGTGGTCTGGCACTCGTTCCCGTTCATCGCGGTGAGCGTGCTGGCCGGGCTCAAGAGCGTGCCCACCGAGTTGCAGGAGGCGGCCCGCGTCGACGGCGCCGGGCCGTGGCGCGTCTTCTGGTCGGTCACGTTCCCGATGCTGCGGCCGGTCTTCGGCATCCTCGTGGTGCTCTCCACGATCTGGGACTTCAAGGTCTTCACCCAGCAGTTCGTACTGGCCGGCGGCACCCAGGACCGGTCGACGTTCATGCTGTCGATCTACTCGTACGCGGAGGCGTTCTCACCGCCGCCGAAGTACGGACTCGGCTCCGCGATCGCCGTCATCCTCACCGTGATCCTGCTCGCGGTGACCGCCCTGTACGTCCGCATGGTGCTCAAGCAGGAGGACGAGTCGTGA
- the holA gene encoding DNA polymerase III subunit delta — protein sequence MCDVTPASLPPILLVLGDEELLATRAVSEAVARARAVDPDVDVREYQAGSVAVGEIDEMLSPSLFGGRRVLVLRSGQDTRKDLSAALLAYAKNPDPDVQLVVLHLGGAKGKAFADGLRSAGATVVPAGKLKGHRERVAFVRDEIRRHGGKCAEDAAEALIAAVGNDLRELAAACSQLVADTDGRIDAETVARYYRGRVEVTGFTVADATMVGDVPGALEALRWALHVGVDPVPIADALADGVRTVARVASAGRGSAYQLASSLGMPAWKIERAQRQSRGWTPEGLVEAMRAAAECNAAVKGGADDRAYALERAVFSVAAARQGGVR from the coding sequence ATGTGCGACGTGACCCCCGCCAGCCTGCCTCCCATTCTGCTCGTCCTCGGCGACGAGGAGCTGCTCGCCACGCGAGCGGTCTCCGAAGCGGTCGCCCGGGCCCGCGCGGTGGACCCCGACGTGGACGTGCGGGAGTACCAGGCCGGCTCGGTGGCGGTCGGCGAGATCGACGAGATGCTGAGCCCGTCGCTGTTCGGCGGTCGCCGGGTGCTGGTGCTCCGCTCCGGCCAGGACACCCGCAAGGATCTGTCCGCCGCGCTGCTGGCGTACGCGAAGAATCCCGACCCGGACGTGCAGCTCGTGGTGCTGCACCTGGGCGGCGCCAAGGGCAAGGCGTTCGCCGACGGTCTGCGGTCGGCGGGCGCCACGGTGGTGCCGGCGGGCAAGCTCAAGGGGCACCGCGAGCGGGTCGCCTTCGTCCGGGACGAGATCCGCCGCCATGGCGGGAAGTGCGCCGAGGACGCGGCCGAGGCGCTGATCGCCGCGGTCGGCAACGACCTGCGTGAGCTGGCCGCCGCCTGCTCGCAGCTCGTCGCCGACACCGACGGGCGGATCGACGCCGAGACGGTCGCCCGCTACTACCGGGGCCGGGTCGAGGTGACCGGCTTCACCGTGGCCGACGCGACGATGGTCGGCGACGTTCCCGGTGCCCTGGAGGCGCTGCGCTGGGCGCTGCACGTCGGGGTCGATCCGGTGCCCATCGCCGACGCGCTCGCCGACGGCGTGCGGACCGTGGCCCGGGTCGCCTCGGCCGGGCGGGGCAGCGCCTACCAGCTCGCCAGCAGCCTGGGCATGCCGGCGTGGAAGATCGAGCGGGCCCAACGCCAGAGTCGGGGCTGGACGCCGGAGGGCCTGGTCGAGGCGATGCGGGCCGCCGCCGAGTGCAACGCGGCCGTCAAGGGCGGCGCCGACGACCGGGCGTACGCGTTGGAGCGGGCCGTCTTCTCGGTGGCCGCGGCCCGGCAGGGCGGCGTCCGGTGA
- a CDS encoding sugar ABC transporter substrate-binding protein, which yields MNRWKRLAPVTAIVASAALVLTGCGGSGDDDKAADNSKLTVWMMGEGGDAQTKFLDTVEAEFKKKHPETDVVVQYIPWLEAPKKFQAALAGGEGPDVTELGNTETQGWAAQEALADVTDKFNGWTEGKDILPDLVKNAQLDGKQYGVPWYAGVRAVYYRTDWFAEAGVKPPTNWDEMVAAAKAVQAKKPGTYGIALPGNSELPFYSFLWGAGGEIATKDGDTWKSGYNTPEAQKAVKFWTDLVTVHKVAPPAAAGWNEVDARTQFATGKAAMAFAGSWQGGAMKKDNPDIEKVWGTFPIPGPDGKAAPAFAGGSDIAVWKDSERQALAWDYMTVLLSKQKDQEFASSLGFFPVYQDLVSGGNYANDKVMAAFATAIQNTKLTPLTPKWVEVSRTKTVTQAMNSSVIKGQKTVEKATADAATEMESILNAK from the coding sequence GTGAACAGGTGGAAGCGGCTGGCTCCGGTCACCGCCATCGTGGCGTCGGCCGCGCTGGTGCTGACCGGCTGCGGTGGCTCCGGCGACGACGACAAGGCCGCCGACAACAGCAAGCTGACGGTCTGGATGATGGGTGAGGGCGGCGACGCCCAGACGAAGTTCCTCGACACGGTCGAGGCGGAGTTCAAGAAGAAGCACCCCGAGACCGACGTCGTGGTGCAGTACATTCCCTGGCTCGAGGCGCCGAAGAAGTTCCAGGCGGCGCTCGCCGGCGGCGAGGGCCCGGACGTCACCGAGCTGGGCAACACCGAGACCCAGGGCTGGGCCGCGCAGGAGGCCCTGGCCGACGTCACGGACAAGTTCAACGGCTGGACCGAGGGCAAGGACATCCTGCCCGACCTGGTCAAGAACGCCCAGCTCGACGGCAAGCAGTACGGGGTGCCGTGGTACGCCGGCGTGCGCGCCGTCTACTACCGCACCGACTGGTTCGCCGAGGCCGGCGTGAAGCCGCCGACGAACTGGGACGAGATGGTCGCCGCCGCGAAGGCCGTCCAGGCCAAGAAGCCCGGCACCTACGGCATCGCCCTGCCCGGCAACTCCGAGCTGCCGTTCTACTCCTTCCTCTGGGGTGCCGGCGGGGAGATCGCCACCAAGGACGGCGACACCTGGAAGTCCGGCTACAACACCCCCGAGGCGCAGAAGGCGGTCAAGTTCTGGACCGACCTGGTGACCGTGCACAAGGTCGCCCCGCCGGCCGCCGCCGGCTGGAACGAGGTCGACGCCCGGACCCAGTTCGCCACCGGCAAGGCCGCCATGGCGTTCGCCGGTAGCTGGCAGGGCGGCGCGATGAAGAAGGACAACCCCGACATCGAGAAGGTCTGGGGCACGTTCCCGATCCCCGGCCCGGACGGCAAGGCCGCCCCGGCGTTCGCCGGCGGTTCCGACATCGCGGTCTGGAAGGACAGCGAGCGCCAGGCGCTGGCCTGGGACTACATGACCGTGCTGCTGAGCAAGCAGAAGGACCAGGAGTTCGCCAGCAGCCTCGGCTTCTTCCCGGTCTACCAGGACCTGGTCAGCGGCGGGAACTACGCCAACGACAAGGTGATGGCCGCGTTCGCCACCGCCATCCAGAACACCAAGCTGACCCCGCTGACCCCGAAGTGGGTCGAGGTCAGCCGCACCAAGACGGTGACCCAGGCGATGAACAGCTCGGTCATCAAGGGCCAGAAGACGGTCGAGAAGGCAACCGCCGACGCGGCCACCGAGATGGAAAGCATTCTCAACGCCAAGTGA
- a CDS encoding phosphotransferase family protein, with protein sequence MRQHDAVRAISLPPVPYGETAERPGWADLPDGLRDALAARLGGPPAAVRVAGGGFTRGFAAVLTGPTGDRVFVKAAALTGQRHLVDWYAREAAILARLPAGLPVPRPRWALTAAGWYALALDAIDGRTPRLPWDPAELAAALAAYARVAAALADPPAPLVALGLPRLADLARDDILWWGEVAAGREPLPEPAAGAPLAELVALESRLPGYADAAPGLAHGDLRVDNLLIDADGRAWLCDWPWLCHGPAWFDLAGLLLTGYASGLDADTAFAGHPVTAGAPPDALDVSLAALAGYFLTGAAAGPSTASPHLRSHQRWSGTQALAWLTARRGWA encoded by the coding sequence GTGCGGCAGCATGATGCGGTGCGTGCGATCTCGCTACCGCCCGTCCCGTACGGGGAGACAGCCGAACGACCCGGCTGGGCCGACCTGCCGGACGGGCTGCGCGACGCGCTGGCGGCCCGGCTCGGCGGCCCACCGGCCGCGGTCCGGGTGGCCGGCGGCGGCTTCACGCGCGGCTTCGCCGCCGTGCTGACCGGCCCGACCGGCGACCGGGTGTTCGTCAAGGCGGCGGCGCTGACCGGGCAGCGGCACCTGGTCGACTGGTACGCCCGCGAGGCCGCGATCCTGGCCCGGCTCCCCGCCGGTTTGCCGGTGCCCCGGCCACGCTGGGCGTTGACCGCGGCCGGCTGGTACGCGCTCGCGCTCGACGCGATCGACGGGCGCACCCCCCGGCTGCCCTGGGACCCGGCCGAGCTGGCGGCGGCCCTCGCCGCGTACGCCCGGGTGGCCGCCGCGCTCGCCGACCCGCCCGCGCCGCTCGTCGCGCTCGGACTGCCGCGCCTGGCCGACCTGGCCCGCGACGACATCCTGTGGTGGGGCGAGGTGGCCGCCGGCCGCGAACCGCTGCCCGAGCCGGCGGCGGGTGCCCCGCTGGCGGAACTGGTCGCGCTGGAGTCCCGCCTGCCCGGGTACGCCGACGCCGCCCCCGGGCTGGCCCACGGCGACCTGCGGGTGGACAACCTCCTGATCGACGCCGACGGTCGCGCCTGGCTCTGCGACTGGCCCTGGCTCTGCCACGGGCCCGCCTGGTTCGACCTGGCCGGCCTGCTGCTCACCGGGTACGCCAGCGGCCTCGACGCGGACACCGCCTTCGCCGGTCACCCGGTGACCGCCGGGGCGCCCCCGGACGCGCTGGACGTGAGCCTCGCCGCACTCGCCGGCTACTTCCTCACCGGCGCCGCCGCCGGACCGTCGACCGCCTCCCCGCACCTGCGGTCCCACCAGCGGTGGAGCGGCACACAGGCACTCGCCTGGCTGACCGCCCGTCGAGGCTGGGCCTGA
- the rpsT gene encoding 30S ribosomal protein S20, with protein MANIKSQIKRNRQNEKRRLRNKSVKSSLKTAIRKFHEAAEAGDAEKATVLMQEATRKLDKAASKGVIHANQAANRKSAIAKRVASFSA; from the coding sequence GTGGCGAACATCAAGTCCCAGATCAAGCGCAACCGGCAGAACGAGAAGCGCCGGCTGCGTAACAAGTCGGTCAAGTCGTCGCTGAAGACCGCCATCCGAAAGTTCCACGAGGCTGCCGAGGCGGGCGACGCCGAGAAGGCCACTGTGCTCATGCAGGAGGCCACCCGGAAGCTGGACAAGGCCGCCAGCAAGGGTGTCATCCACGCCAACCAGGCGGCGAACCGGAAGTCGGCGATCGCCAAGCGCGTCGCCTCGTTCTCGGCCTGA
- a CDS encoding DUF4240 domain-containing protein, producing MRTEDFWQLIDQARAGAGGEADAVAVRAVALLAERDPEEIVGYAHHQRRVLAASYRVDLWGAAYLINGGASDDGFEYFRGWLMTQGRDVFARAVTEPDSLAALPRVRAAALSGEEFECERMLSVPWEAYRQATASELPADRDPVKVPDLNDFWDFDDEEEARRRLPGLAALFVEPPAE from the coding sequence ATGAGGACCGAGGACTTCTGGCAGTTGATCGACCAGGCCCGGGCCGGTGCCGGGGGAGAGGCCGACGCGGTCGCGGTGCGGGCGGTCGCGCTGCTCGCCGAGCGCGATCCGGAGGAGATCGTCGGGTACGCCCACCACCAGCGGCGGGTGCTCGCCGCCTCCTACCGGGTCGACCTGTGGGGCGCGGCGTACCTGATCAACGGCGGCGCCTCGGACGACGGCTTCGAATATTTCCGGGGCTGGCTCATGACGCAGGGTCGGGACGTCTTCGCCCGGGCGGTGACCGAGCCGGATTCGCTGGCCGCGTTGCCCCGGGTCCGGGCCGCCGCGCTCAGCGGCGAGGAGTTCGAGTGCGAGCGGATGCTGTCGGTGCCCTGGGAGGCGTACCGGCAGGCCACCGCGTCCGAGTTGCCGGCCGATCGTGATCCGGTGAAGGTGCCGGACCTGAACGACTTCTGGGACTTCGACGACGAGGAGGAGGCCCGCCGCCGGCTGCCCGGGCTGGCCGCGCTCTTCGTCGAGCCGCCGGCGGAGTGA
- a CDS encoding GlsB/YeaQ/YmgE family stress response membrane protein, with product MEFTVWGIITALIVGLIVGALGRLVVPGRQNMPMWLHMLIGVGAALLGTIVARASGFADTAGIDWRELLLQVLFAAIAVALVAGVGRRRGVTHH from the coding sequence GTGGAGTTCACCGTCTGGGGCATCATCACCGCGCTGATCGTCGGCCTGATCGTCGGCGCGCTGGGCCGGCTGGTCGTGCCGGGCCGGCAGAACATGCCGATGTGGCTGCACATGCTGATCGGTGTGGGCGCCGCGCTGCTGGGCACGATCGTCGCCCGGGCGTCCGGCTTCGCCGACACCGCCGGCATCGACTGGCGTGAGCTGCTGCTGCAGGTGCTCTTCGCCGCCATCGCCGTGGCCCTGGTGGCCGGGGTCGGTCGCCGGCGGGGCGTCACCCACCACTGA
- a CDS encoding ComEC/Rec2 family competence protein, translating to MSVDGAEAGPDLRLAGFAVAAWLAALAGLHLPVRSTTGLAAVAAVLALVVGLHLGGVLGRPAGPARRYGWIAVAVLLGTLCGAAATGARVAVRDADAVRALVSERALVTAELVVRDDPRPVRGVPGRPATLLVRVDLVRLTGADGGQVTGPVRGLVLATDPGWRGLLPGQRVTAGGRLAAPRGGDLTAAVLSATGPPTRHGDASWPQRAAGVLRSGLQRACEPLPDAPGGLLPGLVVGDTSRLPPEVEEDFRATGMTHLNAVSGSNVAIVVGAVLLLARWSRAGPRTAVALCGLALVGFVILVRPSPSVVRAAAMGAIGLAALAAGRSRAALPALAATVAGLVLLDPDLAGDPGFALSVCATGGLLLLAPGWRDALRRRGVPPGLAEALAVPAAAQLACGPVIAALSATVSLVAVPANLLVVPAVAPATVLGVLAAVLSPVWPTGAEFLAWLASWPARWLVAVATHGAGLPAGNLPWPGGVAGGLLLAAVSVALLLAARRRRVRRLVAVVVVAVVLGALPIRLLASGWPPRDWVVVACAVGQGDAVVLPVAAGRVVVVDAGPEPSGVDACLRRLRVREVSLLVVSHFHADHVGGVAGVFRGRRVGAVVGPSWSEPPYGVAQVREAARRGDASLAPVPAGWRWRAGAVELVAAGPPYPLRGSRSDPNNNSLVLTATVAGVRVLLAGDAETEEQRALLETGPAGAFRADVLKVAHHGSAYQDPDFLAAVRPAVALVCVGVDNDYGHPNAGLLGRLSRGGARVMRTDTDGDVAVVRVGAGLAVVARGIEPGRSR from the coding sequence GTGAGCGTCGACGGTGCGGAGGCCGGGCCGGACCTGCGGCTGGCCGGGTTCGCGGTGGCGGCCTGGCTCGCCGCGCTCGCCGGGCTGCATCTTCCCGTCCGGTCGACCACCGGGCTGGCCGCCGTCGCCGCCGTGCTCGCGCTGGTGGTGGGCCTGCACCTCGGTGGCGTGCTGGGGCGTCCCGCCGGTCCGGCCCGCCGGTACGGCTGGATCGCCGTCGCCGTCCTGCTCGGCACGCTCTGCGGGGCGGCGGCCACCGGCGCGCGGGTCGCGGTCCGCGACGCCGACGCGGTGCGCGCGTTGGTCAGCGAGCGGGCCCTGGTCACCGCCGAGCTGGTGGTCCGGGACGACCCCCGCCCGGTGCGCGGCGTGCCCGGCCGCCCGGCCACGCTGCTGGTCCGGGTCGACCTGGTACGCCTCACCGGCGCCGACGGCGGTCAGGTCACCGGCCCGGTGCGGGGTCTGGTGCTCGCCACCGACCCCGGTTGGCGGGGGCTGCTGCCGGGCCAGCGGGTCACCGCCGGTGGGCGGCTGGCCGCGCCGCGTGGCGGGGACCTGACCGCGGCGGTGCTCTCGGCCACCGGGCCGCCCACCCGGCACGGCGACGCGTCGTGGCCGCAGCGGGCGGCCGGCGTGTTGCGGTCCGGGTTGCAGCGGGCCTGCGAACCGTTGCCGGACGCTCCGGGCGGGCTGCTGCCCGGCCTGGTGGTGGGGGACACCAGCCGGCTGCCGCCCGAGGTGGAGGAGGACTTCCGGGCCACCGGGATGACGCATCTCAACGCGGTGTCCGGGTCCAACGTGGCCATCGTCGTGGGGGCGGTGCTGCTGCTGGCCCGCTGGTCGCGCGCCGGTCCGCGTACCGCCGTGGCGCTCTGCGGTCTGGCGCTTGTCGGCTTCGTCATCCTGGTGCGTCCCTCCCCGAGCGTGGTGCGTGCCGCGGCGATGGGTGCGATCGGGCTCGCCGCGCTCGCCGCCGGGCGGTCCCGGGCCGCGCTGCCCGCCCTGGCCGCGACCGTCGCCGGGCTGGTGCTGCTGGACCCGGACCTCGCCGGTGACCCGGGCTTCGCGTTGTCGGTCTGTGCCACCGGCGGGCTGCTGCTGCTCGCGCCGGGCTGGCGGGACGCGTTGCGCCGCCGGGGCGTACCGCCGGGACTGGCGGAGGCGCTGGCGGTGCCGGCCGCCGCGCAGCTCGCCTGCGGCCCGGTGATCGCCGCTCTGTCGGCGACCGTCAGCCTCGTGGCGGTGCCGGCGAACCTGCTGGTCGTGCCCGCCGTCGCGCCGGCCACGGTGCTGGGTGTGCTCGCCGCGGTGCTGTCGCCGGTGTGGCCGACCGGCGCGGAGTTCCTCGCCTGGCTGGCGAGCTGGCCGGCGCGTTGGCTGGTGGCGGTGGCGACCCACGGGGCCGGGCTGCCGGCCGGGAACCTGCCCTGGCCGGGCGGGGTGGCCGGCGGTCTGCTGCTGGCCGCCGTGAGCGTGGCGCTGCTGCTCGCCGCCCGGCGGCGTCGGGTCCGACGGCTGGTCGCGGTCGTCGTGGTCGCCGTGGTGCTGGGCGCGCTGCCGATCCGGCTGCTCGCCTCCGGGTGGCCGCCGCGCGACTGGGTGGTGGTGGCGTGCGCGGTGGGCCAGGGTGACGCGGTGGTGCTGCCGGTCGCCGCCGGCCGGGTCGTGGTGGTCGACGCCGGCCCGGAGCCGTCCGGCGTGGACGCCTGCCTGCGCCGCCTCCGCGTACGCGAGGTGTCGTTGCTGGTGGTCAGCCACTTTCACGCCGACCACGTGGGTGGGGTCGCCGGGGTGTTCCGGGGTCGGCGGGTGGGCGCGGTGGTGGGCCCGTCCTGGTCCGAGCCGCCCTACGGGGTGGCCCAGGTGCGTGAGGCGGCCCGCCGGGGCGACGCGTCGCTCGCCCCGGTGCCGGCGGGCTGGCGTTGGCGGGCCGGTGCGGTGGAGCTGGTCGCGGCGGGGCCGCCCTACCCGCTGCGCGGCAGCCGCTCCGACCCGAACAACAATTCCCTGGTGCTGACCGCCACGGTGGCCGGCGTGCGGGTCCTGCTGGCCGGGGACGCCGAGACCGAGGAGCAGCGGGCGTTGCTGGAGACGGGGCCGGCCGGCGCGTTCCGGGCGGACGTGCTGAAGGTGGCGCACCACGGGTCGGCGTACCAGGACCCGGACTTCCTCGCCGCGGTCCGCCCGGCGGTCGCGCTGGTCTGCGTCGGTGTCGACAACGACTACGGGCACCCCAATGCCGGCCTGCTGGGTCGGTTGAGCAGGGGCGGCGCGCGGGTGATGCGTACCGACACCGACGGGGACGTGGCCGTCGTCCGGGTCGGGGCCGGCCTGGCGGTGGTGGCGCGCGGCATCGAACCGGGGCGGTCACGGTGA